The following proteins come from a genomic window of Micromonospora echinofusca:
- a CDS encoding GAF domain-containing protein — protein MRALFGQSIAVFAALAGPAHLVETANPAFFAAIGQERARTGVAIAELMPELAGQGFIALLDEVYRTGEPYTGRDARVVLGVGPHAREAFFDFTYEPRRDADGTVTGIRVIGVETTQVKHAQRLMAEHRALLEQIARQAPLTEVLDGMARCIENLAPREVLVSVLLADPDGRHLRHGAAPSLPDFYNQAIDGIATGEGVGSCGTAAHRREPVIVTDIATDPFWVEFRGLAERAGLAACWSTPILARDGSLLGTFAMYHRTPRVPQDTDLALTRVFAGTAALAIERHHIEEAKTAAEARAKAAHDELTKAVRAERELRAEAEQRAAAAAELAARMRAAAAAQVTTPHPERCQLGGAQGCAEVAEIKIADSWGDSAWGCPAHVEEAILHVRSVFIASEELGGLAAYLNR, from the coding sequence GTGCGTGCCCTGTTCGGGCAGTCCATCGCCGTCTTCGCCGCGCTGGCCGGGCCGGCGCACCTGGTGGAGACGGCGAACCCGGCGTTCTTCGCCGCGATCGGTCAGGAGCGGGCGCGTACCGGGGTCGCGATCGCCGAGCTGATGCCCGAACTCGCCGGTCAGGGGTTCATCGCTCTCCTGGACGAGGTCTATCGTACGGGCGAGCCCTACACCGGCCGGGACGCCCGGGTCGTGCTGGGCGTCGGTCCGCACGCGCGAGAGGCATTCTTCGACTTCACGTACGAGCCGCGCCGGGACGCCGACGGCACCGTGACCGGGATACGCGTGATCGGCGTGGAGACCACGCAGGTCAAGCACGCCCAGCGGCTGATGGCCGAACACCGTGCCCTGCTGGAGCAGATCGCCCGCCAGGCGCCCCTGACCGAGGTGCTCGACGGGATGGCCCGCTGCATCGAGAACCTCGCGCCCCGGGAGGTACTCGTCTCCGTCCTGCTCGCCGATCCTGACGGCCGGCACCTACGCCACGGCGCCGCTCCCAGCCTGCCCGACTTCTACAACCAGGCCATCGACGGGATCGCCACCGGCGAAGGCGTCGGGTCCTGCGGCACCGCCGCCCACCGGCGGGAACCGGTCATCGTCACCGACATCGCCACCGACCCGTTCTGGGTGGAGTTCCGCGGCCTGGCCGAGCGGGCAGGGCTGGCTGCCTGCTGGTCCACGCCGATCCTGGCCCGCGACGGCAGCCTGCTGGGCACCTTCGCCATGTACCACCGCACCCCGCGCGTCCCGCAGGACACCGACCTCGCCCTCACCCGGGTCTTCGCCGGCACCGCCGCCCTGGCCATCGAACGCCACCACATCGAAGAGGCGAAGACGGCCGCCGAGGCACGCGCCAAGGCCGCCCATGACGAGCTGACCAAAGCGGTACGCGCGGAGCGGGAACTTCGCGCCGAGGCCGAGCAGCGCGCCGCCGCTGCCGCGGAACTCGCCGCCCGGATGCGTGCCGCCGCCGCCGCGCAGGTCACCACGCCGCACCCCGAACGCTGCCAGCTCGGCGGCGCCCAGGGGTGCGCGGAGGTGGCCGAGATCAAGATTGCTGATTCGTGGGGCGACTCGGCGTGGGGCTGTCCCGCCCACGTCGAGGAGGCGATCCTCCACGTACGGTCGGTGTTCATCGCCAGCGAGGAGCTTGGCGGCCTGGCCGCCTACCTCAACCGCTAG
- a CDS encoding trypsin-like serine peptidase, with protein sequence MKLALRRLRTAAVALGACTLGLSVMSVPAAEAYAVQPVAPQSQRAPESEQFQAEGVTTVGELRTVDGALSSASDGRTQVIRHPGASYVKVHFSALRLAHGDYVTVSSPDGRESYRYDRYLNRATGSDYTTDGQPGFWAMSVDGDTAVVTLHSSRASRGNVATIDRFWRGYDRTEIAQHNFSTQSVCSTDARRDVVCYQNSHPTEYARGRAVARLLISGGGMCTTWRVGNTNRMLTNKHCFSTQSAVSGSEMQFNYQCATCGGNNPGAGTKVSGATLYKVSSGGSGELDYALYSVNNFTSIQSFGTLYLATTATSTGTRMYIPGHGDGRPKRLSIFEDTQNGAACTVKNANYNSWNISYSCDTSGGNSGSPVLNSSHRVIALHHLGGCPSNQGAKAHLIYNQIASLIDNNG encoded by the coding sequence ATGAAACTTGCCCTACGCCGCCTGCGAACGGCGGCGGTCGCACTCGGCGCCTGCACGCTCGGGCTGAGCGTCATGTCGGTACCCGCCGCCGAGGCGTACGCGGTTCAGCCCGTCGCGCCGCAGTCCCAGCGGGCACCCGAGTCGGAGCAGTTCCAGGCGGAGGGCGTCACCACGGTCGGTGAGCTCCGTACCGTCGACGGCGCGCTCTCCTCCGCCAGCGACGGCCGCACGCAGGTCATCCGGCACCCCGGCGCGTCGTACGTGAAGGTGCACTTCAGCGCGCTGCGGCTCGCCCACGGCGACTACGTCACCGTGTCGAGCCCGGACGGCCGCGAGAGCTACCGGTACGACCGCTACCTGAACCGGGCGACCGGCTCGGACTACACGACGGACGGGCAGCCGGGCTTCTGGGCCATGTCGGTCGACGGCGACACGGCGGTGGTGACGCTGCACAGCAGCCGCGCCTCCCGCGGCAACGTCGCGACCATCGACCGGTTCTGGCGCGGCTACGACCGCACCGAGATCGCGCAGCACAACTTCTCCACGCAGTCGGTGTGCAGCACCGACGCCCGCCGCGACGTCGTCTGCTACCAGAACAGCCACCCCACGGAGTACGCCCGTGGCAGGGCCGTGGCGCGGCTGTTGATCAGCGGCGGCGGCATGTGCACCACCTGGCGGGTCGGCAACACCAACCGCATGCTGACCAACAAGCACTGCTTCTCCACGCAGTCCGCCGTCAGCGGCAGCGAGATGCAGTTCAACTACCAGTGCGCCACCTGCGGCGGCAACAACCCCGGCGCCGGCACCAAGGTGAGCGGGGCGACGCTCTACAAGGTGAGCAGTGGTGGATCCGGTGAACTGGACTACGCCCTGTACTCGGTGAACAACTTCACCAGCATCCAGAGCTTCGGCACGCTCTACCTGGCGACGACCGCCACCAGCACCGGCACCCGGATGTACATCCCGGGCCACGGCGACGGCAGGCCCAAGCGTCTCTCGATCTTCGAGGACACCCAGAACGGCGCGGCGTGCACCGTCAAGAACGCGAACTACAACAGCTGGAACATCAGCTACAGCTGCGACACCTCCGGCGGCAACTCGGGCTCGCCCGTGCTGAACTCCAGCCACCGGGTCATCGCCCTGCACCACCTCGGCGGCTGCCCGTCGAACCAGGGCGCGAAGGCCCACCTGATCTACAACCAGATCGCCAGCCTCATCGACAACAACGGCTGA
- the mnhG gene encoding monovalent cation/H(+) antiporter subunit G, translated as MTLDAVLDVTAAVCLIAGALLCVAAGAALLRFPDLLARMHAAAKPQVLGLLLVLLGCALRLRTGVDITTLVLVGAFQLATAPVAAHMVGRAGYPHDEIRRDLLITDELAPHLDRISSGRS; from the coding sequence GTGACGCTCGACGCCGTCCTCGACGTCACCGCCGCGGTCTGCCTGATCGCCGGCGCGCTGCTCTGCGTCGCCGCCGGGGCGGCGCTGCTGCGCTTCCCCGACCTGCTGGCCCGGATGCACGCGGCGGCCAAGCCCCAGGTGCTCGGCCTGCTGCTCGTCCTGCTCGGCTGCGCGCTGCGGCTGCGTACCGGCGTGGACATCACCACCCTCGTCCTCGTCGGCGCCTTCCAGCTCGCCACCGCGCCCGTCGCGGCGCACATGGTGGGCCGGGCCGGCTACCCGCACGACGAGATCCGCCGCGACCTGCTGATCACCGACGAGCTCGCGCCCCACCTCGACCGGATCAGTTCCGGCCGGTCCTGA
- a CDS encoding monovalent cation/H+ antiporter complex subunit F: MTVVAVTVAALLAVAVGLTLVRIIRGPSILDRAVATDVLLAVVVAAIATEAAYSRDATALPVLVVLAILGFVGSVSVARFAARRNDK; the protein is encoded by the coding sequence ATGACCGTCGTCGCCGTGACCGTCGCCGCGCTGCTCGCCGTGGCCGTCGGCCTGACCCTCGTCCGCATCATCCGCGGACCGTCCATCCTCGATCGTGCCGTCGCCACCGACGTCCTGCTCGCCGTCGTGGTCGCCGCCATCGCCACCGAGGCCGCCTACAGCCGCGACGCCACCGCGCTGCCCGTACTGGTCGTGCTCGCCATCCTCGGGTTCGTCGGCTCGGTCAGCGTCGCCCGCTTCGCCGCCCGGAGGAACGACAAGTGA
- a CDS encoding Na+/H+ antiporter subunit E — protein sequence MTSDRTTPTTPTPPANPPLTRKARRRNRIVAVTGLTSVWVLLWGTLSWANVISGLVLSVVLLAVFPLPPVTFAGRIRPLPLARFWVRFLRDLVVASAQIAWLAVRFGQPPLSAIIAVPLRVNTDLNLTLTAEALSLVPGSLIIEADRATGTLYVHIIGVRSREEVERFRQGVLDLEGRIVAAIGSPEELSRVTQPHPAGPPEPAHLEGAPR from the coding sequence GTGACCAGTGACCGGACGACTCCGACGACCCCCACCCCGCCGGCGAACCCGCCGCTGACCCGCAAGGCCCGCCGGCGCAACCGGATCGTCGCCGTGACGGGGCTGACCAGCGTCTGGGTGCTGCTGTGGGGCACCCTCTCCTGGGCCAACGTGATCAGCGGACTGGTGCTCTCCGTCGTGCTGCTGGCGGTGTTCCCGCTGCCGCCGGTGACCTTCGCCGGGCGGATCCGCCCCCTTCCACTCGCGCGGTTCTGGGTGCGTTTCCTGCGGGACCTCGTGGTCGCCTCCGCCCAGATCGCCTGGCTCGCGGTGCGGTTCGGGCAGCCCCCGCTCAGCGCGATCATCGCCGTGCCGCTGCGGGTCAACACCGACCTCAACCTCACGCTGACCGCCGAGGCGCTGTCGCTGGTGCCCGGCAGCCTCATCATCGAGGCCGACCGGGCGACCGGCACCCTCTACGTGCACATCATCGGCGTACGCAGCCGCGAGGAGGTGGAGCGGTTCCGGCAGGGCGTACTGGACCTCGAAGGACGGATCGTCGCCGCCATCGGCTCGCCCGAGGAGCTGAGCCGCGTCACGCAACCCCACCCCGCCGGCCCGCCGGAGCCGGCCCACCTGGAAGGGGCACCCAGATGA
- a CDS encoding Na+/H+ antiporter subunit D, translating to MTWLVPLPVVMPLLGAALTLLLVGRPRAQRWVSLTVLTATVAVAATLLIRSSVDGPLVVEVGGWVAPLGIVLVADQLAALMLVVSAAVTLCVLVYSIGQGTADGNEETPLSVYHPTYLVLTAGVCNAFLSGDLFNLYVGFEILLVASYVLLTLGSTETRIRAGTTYVVVSLLSSLIFLVAIGLVYAATGTLNLAQLVDRLDALPDDLRLVLQGMLLLAFGIKAAVFPLSAWLPDSYPTAPAPVTAVFAGLLTKVGVYAIIRTETLLFPGGRTADLLLVVAALTMVVGILGAVAQSDVKRLLSFTLISHIGYMLFGVGLSTSLGLSAAIFYVVHHITIQTTLFLAAGLVERRGGSTALDRLGGLARLSPLLAVLFFVPALNLAGIPPFSGFLGKLGLVQAGVDDGGALAWTLVVGGLLTSLLTLYAIARVWNLAFWRAPHPDMPDAGDAVRAARTDGAEQPRRAPDPEGSGVVLPRLMIGSTAALVVLGLALTAVAGPLFDISTDAADDLLRRTPYVEAVFPDGAP from the coding sequence ATGACCTGGCTCGTACCCCTGCCGGTGGTGATGCCGCTGCTCGGCGCGGCCCTGACGCTGCTGCTCGTCGGCCGGCCCCGCGCCCAGCGCTGGGTCAGCCTCACCGTGCTCACCGCCACCGTCGCCGTGGCGGCGACGCTACTGATTCGTTCCTCCGTCGACGGGCCGCTGGTCGTCGAGGTCGGCGGCTGGGTCGCACCGCTGGGCATCGTCCTGGTCGCCGACCAGCTCGCCGCGCTGATGCTCGTCGTCTCCGCCGCCGTCACACTCTGCGTGCTGGTCTACTCGATCGGGCAGGGCACGGCCGACGGCAACGAGGAGACGCCGCTGTCGGTCTACCACCCGACCTACCTCGTGCTGACCGCCGGCGTGTGCAACGCGTTCCTCTCCGGCGACCTGTTCAACCTCTACGTCGGCTTCGAGATCCTGCTGGTGGCCAGCTACGTGCTGCTGACCCTGGGCAGCACGGAGACCCGGATCCGGGCCGGCACCACGTACGTCGTGGTCAGCCTGCTGTCGTCGCTGATCTTCCTGGTCGCGATCGGCCTGGTCTACGCCGCGACCGGCACGCTCAACCTGGCCCAGCTCGTCGACCGGCTGGACGCGCTGCCGGACGACCTGCGGCTGGTGTTGCAGGGGATGCTGCTGCTCGCCTTCGGCATCAAGGCGGCCGTGTTCCCGCTGTCGGCCTGGCTGCCGGACAGCTACCCGACCGCCCCGGCCCCCGTCACGGCGGTCTTCGCCGGCCTGCTCACCAAGGTCGGCGTGTACGCGATCATCCGCACCGAGACGCTGCTGTTCCCCGGCGGCCGCACCGCCGACCTGCTGCTGGTGGTGGCGGCGCTGACGATGGTGGTGGGCATCCTCGGCGCGGTCGCCCAGTCCGACGTCAAACGGCTGCTGTCGTTCACCCTCATCAGCCACATCGGCTACATGCTCTTCGGCGTCGGCCTGAGCACCTCCCTCGGGCTGTCCGCGGCGATCTTCTACGTGGTGCACCACATCACCATCCAGACCACGCTGTTCCTCGCCGCCGGCCTCGTCGAACGGCGGGGCGGGAGCACCGCCCTGGACCGGCTCGGCGGGCTGGCCCGGCTGTCACCGCTGCTGGCCGTGCTGTTCTTCGTGCCCGCGCTCAACCTCGCCGGCATCCCACCGTTCTCCGGCTTCCTCGGCAAACTCGGCCTCGTCCAGGCCGGCGTGGACGACGGCGGCGCGCTGGCGTGGACGCTCGTCGTCGGCGGGCTGCTCACCAGCCTGCTGACCCTCTACGCCATCGCCCGCGTGTGGAACCTCGCCTTCTGGCGGGCCCCGCACCCGGACATGCCGGACGCCGGCGACGCCGTCCGAGCCGCCCGTACCGACGGTGCCGAACAGCCGCGCCGGGCACCGGACCCCGAGGGGTCGGGCGTCGTGCTGCCCCGGCTGATGATCGGGTCGACCGCCGCCCTGGTGGTGCTGGGCCTGGCGCTGACGGCGGTGGCCGGACCGCTGTTCGACATCAGCACCGACGCCGCCGACGACCTGCTGCGCAGGACCCCGTACGTCGAGGCCGTGTTCCCGGACGGTGCCCCGTGA
- a CDS encoding Na(+)/H(+) antiporter subunit C, which produces MSPNLTYVLVVGVLFAAGVTLLLERSLTRVLMGVILLGNGANLLLLTGGKAGGPPIVGTTAEEDMSDPLPQAMVLTAIVITLGMTAFLLALAYRSWHLNGHDEVQDDVEDRRIMELADRDEGPGTADTDGADGADGDGDGDPALATVPADDATASPAGDAGRGR; this is translated from the coding sequence GTGAGTCCGAACCTGACCTACGTCCTCGTGGTCGGCGTCCTCTTCGCCGCCGGGGTGACGCTGCTGCTGGAACGCAGCCTCACCCGGGTGCTGATGGGCGTCATCCTGCTCGGCAACGGCGCCAACCTCCTGCTGCTCACCGGCGGCAAGGCCGGCGGCCCGCCGATCGTCGGCACCACCGCCGAGGAGGACATGAGCGACCCGCTGCCGCAGGCCATGGTGCTGACCGCGATCGTCATCACCCTCGGCATGACCGCGTTCCTGCTCGCCCTGGCGTACCGGAGCTGGCACCTCAACGGGCACGACGAGGTGCAGGACGACGTCGAGGACCGCCGCATCATGGAGCTGGCCGACCGGGACGAGGGGCCGGGCACCGCCGACACCGACGGCGCGGACGGCGCGGACGGCGACGGGGACGGCGACCCGGCCCTGGCCACCGTGCCCGCCGACGACGCCACGGCCAGCCCGGCCGGGGACGCGGGGAGGGGCCGATGA
- a CDS encoding Na+/H+ antiporter subunit A, whose product MLVLVAVHALAAVIAPGLIRIWGRRALYLVALAPAATLVWALTRTATVRSGTPVVETVTWVPQLGLEVALRMGTLAWLMVVLVGGVGALVLAYSARYFRSDDPGLGRFAAVFVAFAGAMLGLVVSDDLLLLYVFWELTTVLSYLLIGSDPTKRASRRAAMQALLVTTLGGLAMLAGFVMLGQHAGTYRWSEIATDLPGGGYLAVALVLILLGALSKSAIFPFSFWLPGAMAAPTPVSAYLHAAAMVKAGVFLVALMGPAVAGVSPWRPVLLAGGLITMFLGGWAALRQADLKLLLAYGTVSQLGLLMVILGAGTRDTALAGVAMVLAHALFKSTLFLVVGIVDHVAGTRDLRELSGLGRRAPALAAVAGLAAASMAGLPPLAGFVAKEAAVEAFLHGGTADLVVLAGVVLGSALTVAYTLRFVWGAFATKGDVPATQARPVRWPFLAPAVVLAAAGLAVGLLAPAVDKVLAPYADQYPSAQPGYHLALWHGPTLALGLSALAVAGGVGLFALRHRGRLGAAVQLPFDGAAVYHRLIGGVDRLAVELTGSTQRGSLPFYLGVILLVMITLPGGALLAGMPWPQRFELWDTPLQAVAAAVVIVAAVAAARARRRLTAMILVGVAGYGTALMFILHGAPDLALTQFLVETVTIVMFVLVLRHLPAKFSERPIRSSRRGRVALGVAVGMVTAGMAYVAAGARTATPISVDFPDEAVSYGGGKNIVNVTLVDIRAWDTMGEIAVLVVAATGVASLIFRHSRDLDLRRGIPGVGRTESSRPRWLTTGATTRQQSVILQVVTRLLFHAIVLFSIYLLFSGHNAPGGGFAAGLVAGLALAVRYLAGGRTELNGAAPVDAGAVLGAGLFIAVGTGVAAMLLGGEFLQSALLDLHVPVLGHVHFVTSVFFDVGVYLIVVGLVLDILRSLGAEMDRQQETDQRETEQTDDRAKELV is encoded by the coding sequence GTGCTGGTTCTGGTGGCGGTCCACGCACTCGCAGCCGTGATCGCCCCGGGACTGATACGCATCTGGGGGCGACGAGCCCTCTACCTGGTGGCCCTGGCCCCCGCAGCGACCCTGGTCTGGGCGCTCACCCGGACCGCGACGGTCCGCTCCGGCACCCCGGTCGTCGAGACGGTCACCTGGGTTCCCCAGCTCGGCCTGGAGGTCGCCCTGCGGATGGGCACCCTGGCGTGGCTGATGGTGGTGCTCGTCGGCGGCGTCGGGGCGCTGGTGCTCGCCTACAGTGCCCGTTACTTCCGCTCCGACGACCCCGGCCTGGGCCGCTTCGCGGCGGTCTTCGTCGCCTTCGCCGGCGCGATGCTCGGCCTGGTGGTCTCCGACGACCTGCTGCTGCTCTACGTGTTCTGGGAACTGACGACCGTCCTGTCCTACCTGCTGATCGGCAGCGACCCCACCAAACGCGCCAGCCGGCGGGCCGCCATGCAGGCGCTGCTGGTGACCACCCTGGGCGGCCTGGCGATGCTCGCCGGGTTCGTCATGCTCGGCCAGCACGCCGGCACGTACCGCTGGTCCGAGATCGCCACCGACCTGCCCGGCGGCGGCTACCTGGCCGTGGCCCTGGTGCTGATCCTGCTCGGCGCGCTGAGCAAGTCGGCGATCTTCCCCTTCAGCTTCTGGCTGCCCGGCGCGATGGCCGCGCCCACCCCGGTCAGCGCGTACCTGCACGCGGCGGCGATGGTCAAGGCCGGCGTGTTCCTCGTCGCGCTGATGGGGCCGGCCGTGGCGGGGGTCTCGCCCTGGCGGCCGGTGCTGCTCGCCGGCGGGCTGATCACCATGTTCCTCGGCGGCTGGGCGGCGCTGCGGCAGGCCGACCTCAAGCTGCTGCTGGCCTACGGCACGGTCAGCCAGCTCGGCCTGCTGATGGTGATCCTCGGCGCGGGCACCCGCGACACCGCGCTGGCCGGCGTGGCGATGGTGCTGGCCCACGCGCTGTTCAAGTCCACCCTGTTCCTCGTCGTGGGGATCGTCGACCACGTCGCCGGCACCCGCGACCTGCGCGAACTCAGCGGCCTGGGGCGGCGGGCGCCGGCCCTCGCGGCGGTCGCCGGCCTCGCGGCGGCCTCCATGGCCGGCCTCCCGCCGCTGGCCGGGTTCGTCGCGAAGGAGGCGGCCGTCGAGGCGTTCCTGCACGGTGGCACCGCCGACCTGGTGGTGCTCGCCGGCGTGGTGCTCGGCTCGGCGCTGACCGTGGCGTACACCCTGCGCTTCGTGTGGGGCGCGTTCGCCACCAAAGGCGACGTGCCCGCCACCCAGGCGCGGCCCGTCCGGTGGCCCTTCCTCGCGCCGGCCGTCGTGCTCGCCGCCGCCGGCCTGGCAGTGGGGCTCCTCGCGCCCGCCGTCGACAAGGTCCTCGCCCCGTACGCGGACCAGTATCCGAGCGCCCAGCCCGGCTACCACCTCGCGCTGTGGCACGGGCCGACCCTGGCGCTGGGCCTGTCGGCGTTGGCGGTCGCCGGCGGCGTGGGGCTGTTCGCCCTGCGGCACCGGGGACGGCTGGGCGCGGCGGTCCAGCTGCCCTTCGACGGGGCGGCGGTCTACCACCGGCTCATCGGCGGCGTGGACCGGCTGGCGGTGGAGCTGACCGGCTCCACCCAGCGAGGCTCCCTGCCGTTCTACCTCGGCGTCATCCTGCTGGTGATGATCACCTTGCCGGGTGGGGCGCTGCTGGCCGGGATGCCCTGGCCGCAGCGGTTCGAGCTGTGGGACACCCCGCTGCAGGCCGTCGCCGCCGCGGTGGTGATCGTGGCCGCCGTAGCCGCCGCCCGCGCCCGGCGCCGACTGACCGCGATGATCCTCGTCGGCGTCGCCGGCTACGGCACCGCGCTGATGTTCATCCTGCACGGCGCCCCGGACCTGGCCCTGACCCAGTTCCTGGTGGAGACCGTCACGATCGTCATGTTCGTGCTGGTCCTGCGCCACCTCCCCGCCAAGTTCTCCGAGCGGCCCATCCGGTCCAGCCGGCGCGGTCGCGTCGCGCTCGGCGTCGCCGTGGGCATGGTCACCGCCGGCATGGCGTACGTGGCGGCGGGAGCGCGGACCGCCACCCCCATCTCCGTCGACTTCCCCGACGAGGCGGTCTCCTACGGCGGCGGCAAGAACATCGTCAACGTGACCCTGGTGGACATCCGGGCGTGGGACACCATGGGCGAGATCGCCGTGCTCGTGGTGGCCGCCACCGGCGTGGCCAGCCTCATCTTCCGTCACTCCCGCGACCTCGACCTGCGCAGGGGCATCCCCGGCGTCGGCCGCACCGAGTCGTCGCGGCCCCGCTGGCTGACCACCGGCGCCACCACCCGTCAGCAGTCGGTCATCCTCCAGGTCGTCACCCGGCTGCTGTTCCACGCCATCGTGCTCTTCTCGATATACCTGCTCTTCTCCGGGCACAACGCCCCCGGCGGCGGCTTCGCCGCCGGACTGGTCGCCGGGCTCGCGCTGGCCGTGCGCTACCTGGCGGGCGGGCGTACGGAACTCAACGGGGCCGCCCCGGTGGACGCCGGCGCGGTGCTCGGCGCCGGGCTGTTCATCGCGGTCGGCACGGGCGTCGCCGCGATGCTGCTGGGCGGGGAGTTCCTCCAGAGCGCCCTGCTGGACCTGCACGTGCCGGTCCTCGGCCACGTCCACTTCGTCACGTCGGTCTTCTTCGACGTCGGCGTCTACCTCATCGTGGTCGGCCTGGTCCTGGACATCCTGCGCAGCCTGGGCGCGGAGATGGACCGCCAGCAGGAGACCGACCAACGCGAGACCGAACAGACCGACGACCGGGCGAAGGAGCTGGTGTGA
- a CDS encoding amidohydrolase, whose protein sequence is MTGTVFENARIHTLDPARPHAEAMLVRGERIVAVGDLDECRDRAGAGARRVDLAGMTVLPGLIDSHLHSALYVRGLEQVDLRGTTSLDEALTRIARHAATLSPDAWLLGGRWDSHKWDRPVQPTRADLDRVCPDRPAVLPSIDGHTTWVNTATLRRLGIDADTPDPIGGQIVRDDRGEPTGILREAAGDAAYDVMRSSLAGDLVAQLRTHLPRLLAAGLTSIHDLDGQDCRAAYETLYARGELPLRVHKSIPSTALDEVIDRGWATGDGDRWLSTGPVKIFTDGALGSHTCMMTEPYDGEPHNHGIAVTPAEEFERLVAKAAGAGIAVAAHAIGDAANEMVLRAYARWQESAGANPTVAGAVRRLRHRIEHTQHLRPADVPLLARLGVIASMQPTHCTSDIPLTTRMLAGRDLASYAWRSLLDAGATVAFGSDAPVEDPDPFFGIHAAVTRQQPDGTPPGGVDPHERVDLDTALRCFTEAGAYASYEEHLKGRLTPGMLADFIALPTDPYQVEPAQLRDLTVALTVVGGVVRWQR, encoded by the coding sequence ATGACCGGTACGGTTTTCGAGAACGCCCGGATCCACACGCTCGACCCCGCCCGTCCGCACGCCGAGGCGATGCTGGTACGCGGTGAGCGCATCGTCGCCGTCGGGGACCTCGACGAGTGCCGCGACCGCGCCGGCGCCGGCGCACGCCGGGTCGACCTCGCCGGCATGACCGTGCTGCCCGGGCTGATCGACAGCCACCTGCACTCGGCGCTCTACGTGCGCGGCCTGGAGCAGGTCGACCTGCGCGGCACGACCAGCCTCGACGAGGCGCTCACGCGGATCGCCCGGCACGCCGCCACCCTGTCGCCCGACGCCTGGCTGCTCGGCGGGCGCTGGGACAGCCACAAGTGGGACCGGCCGGTGCAGCCGACCCGGGCCGACCTCGACCGCGTCTGCCCGGACCGGCCCGCCGTGCTGCCCAGCATCGACGGGCACACCACCTGGGTCAACACCGCCACCCTCCGGCGGCTCGGCATCGACGCCGACACCCCCGATCCCATCGGCGGGCAGATCGTCCGCGACGACCGTGGCGAGCCGACCGGCATCCTGCGGGAGGCGGCCGGGGACGCGGCGTACGACGTCATGCGCTCCTCGCTCGCCGGCGACCTGGTGGCGCAGCTGCGTACCCACCTGCCCCGGCTGCTCGCCGCCGGCCTCACCAGCATCCACGACCTCGACGGGCAGGACTGCCGGGCCGCCTACGAGACCCTGTACGCCCGGGGCGAGCTGCCGCTGCGGGTGCACAAGTCGATCCCGTCGACCGCGTTGGACGAGGTCATCGACCGGGGCTGGGCGACCGGCGACGGGGACCGCTGGCTGAGCACCGGCCCGGTCAAGATCTTCACGGACGGGGCGCTCGGCTCGCACACCTGCATGATGACCGAGCCGTACGACGGTGAGCCGCACAACCACGGCATCGCGGTCACCCCGGCCGAGGAGTTCGAGCGGCTGGTGGCGAAGGCGGCCGGCGCCGGAATCGCGGTCGCGGCGCACGCCATCGGCGACGCGGCGAACGAGATGGTGCTGCGCGCGTACGCCCGCTGGCAGGAGTCGGCGGGCGCCAACCCGACCGTCGCCGGGGCGGTACGGCGGCTGCGGCACCGGATCGAGCACACCCAGCACCTGCGCCCGGCGGACGTGCCGCTGCTCGCCCGGCTGGGCGTGATCGCCTCGATGCAGCCCACCCACTGCACCAGCGACATCCCCCTGACCACCCGGATGCTCGCCGGCCGGGACCTCGCCTCGTACGCCTGGCGGAGCCTGCTGGACGCCGGCGCGACGGTGGCGTTCGGCTCGGACGCCCCGGTGGAGGACCCGGATCCGTTCTTCGGCATCCACGCCGCGGTGACCCGGCAGCAGCCCGACGGCACCCCGCCCGGCGGCGTGGACCCGCACGAGCGGGTGGATCTCGACACGGCGCTGCGCTGCTTCACCGAGGCGGGCGCGTACGCCTCCTACGAGGAGCACCTGAAGGGGCGGCTCACCCCGGGGATGCTCGCGGACTTCATCGCGCTGCCCACCGACCCGTACCAGGTCGAGCCGGCGCAGCTACGGGACCTGACGGTGGCGCTCACCGTGGTCGGCGGCGTGGTGCGCTGGCAGCGCTGA